A genomic stretch from Anomalospiza imberbis isolate Cuckoo-Finch-1a 21T00152 chromosome 31, ASM3175350v1, whole genome shotgun sequence includes:
- the LOC137463887 gene encoding olfactory receptor 14A16-like, with product MITFFYRTGSKAQPMSNSSSISHFLLLALADTRQLQLLHFCLFLGISLAALLGNGLIISAVACGHHLHTPMFFFLLNLALSDLGSICTTVPKAMHNSLWDTSTISYTGCAAQLFFFLFYITAEYSLLTIMCYDRYVSICKPLHYGTLLGSRACAHMAAAAWASAFLNALMHTANTFSLPLCHGNALGQFFCEIPQILKLSCSKSYLRELGLLAVSICLSFGCFVFIVFSYVQIFRAVLKIPSEQGRHKAFSTCLPHLAVVSLFISTGVFSYMKPPSISSPSLELALSVLYSVVPPALNPLIYSLRNQELKAAVWTLMTGWFQEH from the coding sequence atgattacttttttttacagAACCGGATCCAAGgcacagccaatgtccaacagcagctccatcagccacttcctcctgctggcactggcagacacgcggcagctgcagctcctgcacttctgcctcttcctgggcatctccctggctgccctcctgggcaacggcctcatcatcagcgccgtagcctgcggccaccacctgcacacgcccatgttcttcttcctgctcaacctggccctcagcgacctgggctccatctgcaccactgtccccaaagccatgcacaattccctctgggacaccagcaccatctcctacacaggatgtgctgctcagctttttttctttctgttctacATCACAGCAGAGtattccctcctgaccatcatgtgctatgaccgctacgtgtccatctgcaaacccctgcactacgggaccctcctgggcagcagagcttgtgcccacatggcagcagctgcctgggccagtgcctttctcaatgctctcatgcacacggccaatacattttccctgcccctgtgccatggcaatgccctgggccagttcttctgtgaaatcccccagatcctcaaacTATCCTGCTCAAAATCCTatctcagggaacttgggcttcTTGCTGTTAGCATCTGTTTAtcatttggttgttttgtgttcattgttttctcctatgtgcagatcttcagggctgtgctgaagatcccctctgagcagggacggcacaaagccttttccacctgcctccctcacctggccgtggtctccctgttTATCAGCACTGGTGTATTTTCCTACatgaagcccccctccatctcctccccatccctggaactggccctgtcagttctgtactcggtggtgcctccagccctgaaccccctcatctacagcctgaggaaccaggagctcaaggctgcagtgtggacactgatgactggatggtttcaggAACATTGA